A region of the Nitrospirota bacterium genome:
GCCTACCTCACGGTGGAAGACCTACAAGGGACCATGGAAGTGATCGTGTTTCCTGATTTGTTCAGGACCGCTGGTGAGCTGATCGCACCGGAACGGATCGTTCGTATCACGGGTACGATCGATCGTGGCGACAAAGGCACCAAAATTCGTGGCAGCAAGATCGAACCGCTGGCTGAGGTGCAGGCACAGGCGATCAAGCGGATTCGCATCAGCCTCATGGATCGTCCGGAGCTCCCTGAGCAATTGCCTCGATTGCGTGACGTCTTCCTGCGACATCCCGGCAGCACCACGATCTCCATGTTGTTTCGGACCGATGCAAATTGGGAAGCTGAAACCAATCCCCTCCCAAACCTGACCGTGTGTCCCAGTGATCATTTTGTGTCGGAGGTTGAGGAAGTGCTAGGCAAAGGGGCTCTCTCTTTGC
Encoded here:
- the dnaE gene encoding DNA polymerase III subunit alpha (catalyzes DNA-template-directed extension of the 3'-end of a DNA strand by one nucleotide at a time. Proposed to be responsible for the synthesis of the lagging strand. In the low GC gram positive bacteria this enzyme is less processive and more error prone than its counterpart in other bacteria.), giving the protein AVLDQAVEEGAAVQRERDLGQTSIFGEELNGHTTTTALPTSPLPSIAEWDQVQRLKYERELTGFYISAHPLTRYEATLSALSTTTTAGLKDCGDGSEVKICGIIALVKSMLTKKGDRMAYLTVEDLQGTMEVIVFPDLFRTAGELIAPERIVRITGTIDRGDKGTKIRGSKIEPLAEVQAQAIKRIRISLMDRPELPEQLPRLRDVFLRHPGSTTISMLFRTDANWEAETNPLPNLTVCPSDHFVSEVEEVLGKGALSLLS